CATTCCAATCACGCATTTCGATGAGTTTCGGCAAGTAATTTCGGCAAGACAATGTTTATGCTCGGCAAATATTAATTTACTTTGGcaaacatattttaaaattttaatatataattaaacttataattattgaaaatattaatttttgaagTATGTTTATTATGTGAAATAGATAAAAGcaagttgaaattgaataaatttcttttattttaaaagaatatacatacatacatacatacatacatacatatatatatgtatatatatatatatatattatattttctttgaTCAATGCTCTGTGGTCATTCCTAGCACGAGTTTCCATATTTTCGGCAATCACTATTTGGCAAGCCATGTATTATGCTTGGCATACATTAATTTAGTTCGGCAAacgtatttttaaatttaaatttaaatatatatatatatatatatatatatatatatatattaaacttataattatgaaaatattaattttctgAGTAAGTTTATCATGTGAAATAAATACAAGAAAAatgaatttcaataaatttattttactttaaaataatttgtatttttaattttgttccgTTGAAATACGTAATCATTCctttaattagtttatatgatttcaatatttaataTTCGGCAACACAATTTTAATGTTTGGCAAACATTTTTTTTGATCGGCAAAGGTATATTTAAgtgcaaatatataatttaactcatagttgtagaaaatattaattttagataGATATCTATTAGATGAAATTGAGGTCGgcatattttattgaataaatttcattattttccaTGTTATCGGCAAATAATCTCGGCACCCATTTTGTATGCTTGGCAAAGATTATTTTTGATCGGCAAAAGtatatttaaatacaaatatataatttaactcATAGTTgtgtaaaatattaattttagatGCATATCTATTAGATAAAATTGTTGTCGcagattttattgaataaatttaatCATTTATCATGGTATCAACAAATAATCTCGGCAACCCATTTTATATACTTGGCAAAGATTACTTTTGATCGGCAAAAGTATATTTAAatgcaaatatataatttaagtcATAGTTATTAATTTTAGATGTATATCCATTAGATGAAATTGATGTCggcaaatttaattaaataaatttcattatttttgtcaaaaaattaaataaatttatgggTTAACTCCGATTTTCTACATTTATCTGTTCTAGGAATATTTGTCattcaaattataaattctCATGGTATCGGCAAAGAATCTTGGCAGTCAATTTAGTATGTCTGGCCAACATTAGTTTTATTATGCAAAATacttttaaatgtaaaaatataatttaacttATAATTATGAAAACTACTAATTTTAGAAGTAAGTTTGTAAGGTTAAATTAATATCGGCaaattttttaataaactttattactccctccgtcccactgtatctgagactctttctattttaggCGTCCcattgtaagtgagactcttttctttttgggtaaaagtttttccctttaaacaccttttcacctacacactaaatacacatttcttaattcccgtgcccaaaaaaaaaggtctcacttacagtgggacggagggagtatttgaaaAACACTTAAATTTAAGGGTTTCTTTGCCTTGAAATATGTGCATTTAGCGGGAATGTGTATTTTGCAGCTTCTTTCATTTTGAATTTACAGCTGGGTTACACTCCTCTTCCAGTTTCAAGTTTCGTCCGCCACGCCATCGCGTCGTCGACCCAGGGTTCTGCAAATCGCCGTCGTCGCGGGGATTCTCCTCTGATTTCGTTCGGTGAGCAGCTGACCCACAGGTCATCGTTAAGCGCATCTCATCTTTCTGTTTTCTCAATTAAATTTTCTGTGTAATACTCAGATTTACGTGAAGTAGAGAATGTCGAGAAATGAGCGAAGGGGTTGTTGATGGGGAAAACTCTGCCTTCAAAAGACAAGGATAAGGACAAGAATAAACTCGTCTCTCGCTCTTCTCACGCTGGACTGCAGgttttttgctttgtttttcGAATTATCACTTAATTTTCATGTAATTTTTACGTTGATTTGTTGGAATTTGCGGCTTTAATTTTAGGGCAAATTATTATGATGGATTGATTGTGTCTATGAGCTCTTCAAGTCTTCCCTTGCTGAGTAATTTGAATTATCTCTCTCTTAATGGGTTAGTTGTTGTAGGTGTCCCTCACGCCGTCGCCGATTATTCTCCGACACCGCTCGTCCCTCAGTTTGCAGGTGAAATAGATTTGTGATATTCTTTGTAGCAAAGTAATTAAACTATTCAGCTTGCCTCTTCTGTAAACTAGTTAAAGTGGCTAGCAAGTGTAGGACAATAATCCATTGAAATATGACTTAACCAACTGTTTTATAGCGAATCCAGATGATTACTTATAAAGGTCGTCCGGATTTATAAACGTGGACAATAATATTGAGCTGTCATATGTTCTGGTATTTGAAAACTGTTAGTAATGCATCGTTCATATTCCGCTAACTGAAAAAGATCCTTTATAATAGTCCTCTTTGTTGTTAATAACTTAGGTGGAATTTTGGATTATAACAGTATGAAATTATGTTGTAGCACTACCCTTAGTCTCTCCAGCTAGTAAGTGTTCGGTTGTATGTTTTAGCCTTGTATAAgatattgtttatttgttgattttgaaaattttggatgCTAAGCTTCCTATTCTTCAAAAAAAGTTGATTACTTAAATGGTTGGATTCAGAAATTTAGTCCCAATCTTTTTGTCCATTTCTAATTATGTTTGAATGTCATTGTCTGATATAATATGAATACCTAAGGATTTCTAATAAGGGAAGGATGTGTATTTGAAAGATTGAAGTGGGATTCTGATTTCATGGTTATAAAGTCAAAGATGTTTAGGGTGGAGGATATTGTACTGGATTTGAGACATATAACTATTCTGCAGCATCTGAACCTTGCAATAGGATTGATATCTATCTCTAATAAATGCATGATCTATAGATAGAAAATGTTGGAGGTTAACAGATTTAGGGGGAATGACTCAAATTAGCATTTTTCCCCACAACATATCAATTTTCTTATCTGTCATGCATCTGACTACTCAAGGTTGAAAAATCAACACTACATGATAATTTCTCACTTTACAAGCTGAGTTTAGATCATTATTTATCTTTATCTGTCATGTTGTCTGCTCCCAGATGCTCATTGCCTGGGCTTGGTTTGTGTTCATTACTTGGCATTTTGATTTGCACCAATTGATGGAGAATTACTTTGCATCACGTTTATTGAAAAAATGTATGTATAAAAGATTGATTGCTTCCCATTGATTTGCAGGTCTTGTTATTGACGAGAAACCTGATCTTAAATTTGTTCAGTCCTGAGTTCGAGCCAATTGTAAGTGCTCTGCCTCATCTGGTTGCCCCAACATTTTGTGTAGAATTTTCTATCTTGCCTATAGCGAGTGCATAGGTGTGGTTTCTGTTTGAGTGATTACTGTAAATGCAATAGAACCTCTTTAAATTGATATATGTAGATTGATCCCACTACTAACGACGAACCACTTGTAATCTTGCACCTTTGCTTGTTGTACCTTTCCACCAAACTCAGGAATGTCTAACTTGATACACAAGTTTTGATCACACATACAATTTCACCTTGGCTTCATGGAACAGAATAACACCAATGGGAAAGCTTTTCTAGAAATCATAACTCACTAGTTTCTGACTCTTTTACCAGACAATGACCTTATATTCCTGTGACTCTTTAATTTTTCCATGCCATTGATTTGCACCAGTTTCTCTTTGCTCTCTTGTCTCATTGTTGTGTCTTCACATCAATGATCTAATTTTCCATGGTTTCCACATAACATCAGATTGTTGTTACATTTCCAAGCCAGTATTGTTAATAGAAGCCTGCTATTCCTATACCCTTCTTCCAGTTACGTTTTGCACTAGTTTTGAGTTTTGACATTAACCAGTCTATTATTTAAACATAAGGCATTATATGCCTGAATTATAAAATTCTCTTTCATTCCTGAAATGTCTGGTTACTGAAAGAGTTTACATATATGTTTGCAGAAAGAGGTCCAATCATCATATGATGTCCAGTTGAAGGAAGTACAAGTTTCACCCGGAACTGTGATCAGTGCTGAATGAGCTTCACCGCTTCTCAGAATggacatatttattttttatatgtatatagtaAGTAAGCAACGCACCATCATCACCCCGAGCAATAACTGAAGCATACATATGTTATCTGAGTCTCTCTTCAAAAGCACTGTACAAGATAATCCAATAGCAAGACCTTTATACACAAGGTAGAAGCAGCAGCCAAAATGACGCTGGAGATGAAAAGAGTCATCGGTGCTTACTCTACCACTGTGTAGAGCACACCCTTTTGCCCTTGTTGTATAAATCTGTTTAGGTATGAGCATGACACCTTTCTCACctctaacttttatttttttcaattttggtgCTCAGCTGTTGTGGTTAATTCGTTGACAATTGACATAGTAGTGGCTGTAGTGCAGTGTCATTGTAAGTCTTAGCTATCTCTCTTTTCCCATGTAGATAAGTGAGATTGTAGTTCAGTTCTTGCTGTAAACTTTCAAGTATTGATAGTGCTCCCTAATTTTGACACACATGTGAATTCTGCACTTTGTGTTTATATGATTGCCTCAATCAAACTTATAAACGTggatatgttttttttttcttcatctaAATCTGCAATCAACTATGCTTGGTAAACTCATCTAACTATGAATCATATTCTTCATTCGAATAGCAATCTCTTGAACTGATTATGCTGCTGGATTACTATTTCCAATTGTTACTATCATTAACACAAGCTATGTATAAATTTACCAATAATTTCACCTCGTCTATCAAAATTTGGCAAAATTTTGAAGTTGCAGCCTCAACATGTTGAGCACTGAAGCGGGTCAAAATTACTCAACATTTAATCAAAAAGCATACACAAGAAATGTTTACTTATTCATTGATGCTGTGATCCTATATAAAATGTTCATGTGACTAAACATTCTAAATTTATGAAAGCAAGAATTCACTTTCATGGCAGAGGTTGCTGAAATGAAATTCTGCCATACACCAAAAATTCACTTCTCTAGTTCTGCAAAGTCTGGAGTTCCTGCTCGGCTACAACTGAATCAACGGGCTTGTACGAGACTTCGGCCCAGTTTTTGGTTCCTCCTCCAGATAAACCACCCCCCAAATGCCAGCAGTCCAATTAGAACCACTACAACAAATGCTATGACTAACGCCAAGTAATGTTGTTGCCACCATGTCCTGGACAAATGCAATCATACTCATatttaataacaaaattaatttgcCATATTCCTTCCACTCAGCTGTATCTTTCAAGCTAATATAAGAAATGTAAGTGTAAGCAGTAAAGAAACAAATTCTTGAAGGTAACCGTTGTACCTACTTGACGACCAGTTTTCCTCTCAGCTGTCATAACACCCATAGGATTAAATGTCAGGTGCGTTGCAACAGTGTCATCAATTATCTGTGTCTCCACAGTCAACTCCCCTAATGAACAAAGTGAACTCAGTGCCTCCACTCTAAATCTGAAAGTCGTTAATGATCGGAGGTCTGAAAAATCCAAGAGCTTGGATGTATGGTGCTTTAGTGCCAAGACCTATCAATAGCAATTCAAAGGGGGTAAAGTAACTAGACTCAGTTTTGACTTGAGGTTTCAAAGTGATAATTTTATTAAGTAAAACAATTCTGTTGTATGCCTCTATGGGGGAAATGCAAAGAAATTTGCAAAAATATAGATAAATTAActtgttcttgaaaatttgTTCGTTACTCTAACAGACTTTCAATGTGAAAAACACCTTAAAGAAACCAATTTGGCTAGTTCGACAACAGGCTCACAGCTTGAAGGCTTCCATTTAAAAGTATTTTGCATAATAAAACTAATGTTGGCCAGACATACTAAATTGACTGTCGAGACTCTTGCCGATACCATGagaatttataatttgaatGACAAATAGTCCTAGAACAGATAAATGTAGAAAATCGGAGTTAAcccataaatttatttaattttttgacaaaaataatgaaatttatttaatacaaTTTGCCGACATCAATTTCATCTAATGGATATACatctaaaattaatattttttacaactatgagttaaattatatatttgcatttaaatatatttttgccGATCAAAAGTAATCTTTGCCAAGTGGAGTATATAAAATGGGCTGCCGAGATTATttgttgataccataaaaaatgattaaatttattcaataaaatctgCCGACATCAATTTTATCTAATAGATATGCatctaaaattaatattttccacAACTATgagttaaattatatatttgtatttaaatataCTTTTGCCGATAAAAAATAATCTTTGCCAAGCATACAAAATGGGTGCCGAGATTATTTGCCGATAACAtggaaaataatgaaatttatttaataaaatatgccAACCTCAATTGGAGTGCGGCGGTGGGGGGATTTTACTGTGGTCGTTGGTTGCGTCTGACATTTCAGTATAGGACTACCGACGTCCGTGGTCAGCCTTCCGCCGGCAATCTCCTACAGCCGTGGCTCCATAAATATTTAGTGAGCCTTGTACCAAGCAAGAAAACTATTTTGGATATCATTCACTATGCTCACAATGTTTGGAAATCACAATCACAAATGCCTCAAAGATTAATTTTGTACCAAGAAGCTTAATATAATGCATATTCATGTTTTCTTGTCAAACCAGATATAGCAAATATGAAACAGTGCCAATATTATTTATACTTGTTAGTTGTAGAAATAAGTCTTACCAGCAAGAACCAGCCCATTGAGGCATAGTGTTTGTCTCCCGCTGAGCTGATTTCCCAGAGATTGGTCAACTGTTTGTACCTGAGACACATTATCCATAAATATGTTTCATGAAgaaaaaatacaacaaaaaaAAGATACCAAGTTAGGATAATGGATCCTAACGATGTGGTAAAGGGCTTAAGAATTGCTATAATTCAGAGAGTTAGGTCTCATCTAGCTATATCTCTACACAA
The genomic region above belongs to Salvia miltiorrhiza cultivar Shanhuang (shh) chromosome 5, IMPLAD_Smil_shh, whole genome shotgun sequence and contains:
- the LOC130984977 gene encoding uncharacterized protein LOC130984977 isoform X1 — protein: MGWFLLEIAGGRLTTDVGSPILKCQTQPTTTVKSPHRRTPIEVLALKHHTSKLLDFSDLRSLTTFRFRVEALSSLCSLGELTVETQIIDDTVATHLTFNPMGVMTAERKTGRQDMVATTLLGVSHSICCSGSNWTAGIWGVVYLEEEPKTGPKSRTSPLIQL
- the LOC130984977 gene encoding DNA mismatch repair protein PMS1-like isoform X2, yielding MGWFLLEIAGGRLTTDVGSPILKCQTQPTTTVKSPHRRTPIEVLALKHHTSKLLDFSDLRSLTTFRFRVEALSSLCSLGELTVETQIIDDTVATHLTFNPMGVMTAERKTGRQVGHGGNNITWR